The following proteins are encoded in a genomic region of Glycine max cultivar Williams 82 chromosome 18, Glycine_max_v4.0, whole genome shotgun sequence:
- the LOC100816944 gene encoding MYB-like transcription factor EOBI, with translation MVAMKGSLATQKEWRKGPWIGEEDKLLCEYVSLHGEGRWSSVAKLTGLNRSGKSCRLRWVNYLRPGLKKAQLTPREEEMIIELHAILGNKWSTIAKYLPGRTDNEIKNYWRTHSGKRERSKHNKKLQRPKVKNVLKQLKQKQQHEQQPQEYDIKSSMSHEETENETKSFHTQNNNQQEILEMGFMYPTTIEHQYTVPSMHDGFSSTWQDTLADDGSWFSLWDFDEPQGFSDYVDQFGKCAMPNQTSFGAGGDYSMQNHVKTSCFVDTYDSLFYGKDMFV, from the exons ATGGTAGCTATGAAGGGTTCACTTGCAACGCAGAAAGAGTGGAGGAAAGGCCCTTGGATTGGTGAAGAGGATAAGTTGCTATGTGAGTATGTTAGCTTGCATGGAGAAGGTAGGTGGAGTTCGGTGGCAAAGCTTACAG GATTAAACAGGAGCGGCAAAAGCTGCAGGTTAAGATGGGTAAATTATTTGAGACCCGGCCTCAAGAAAGCTCAATTAACACCTCGGGAAGAAGAGATGATTATTGAACTGCATGCAATCTTGGGtaacaa GTGGTCTACAATCGCAAAGTACTTGCCAGGTAGAACTGATAACGAAATTAAGAACTACTGGAGAACCCACTCTGGGAAGAGGGagagatccaaacacaacaagaAGCTACAAAGGCCAAAAGTGAAAAACGTGCTTAAacaattgaaacaaaaacaacaacatgAGCAACAACCTCAAGAATATGATATCAAAAGCAGCATGTCTCATGAAGAGACCGAAAACGAAACAAAATCCTTCCACACACAAAATAATAATCAGCAAGAAATCTTAGAAATGGGCTTCATGTATCCAACAACAATAGAGCACCAATATACCGTTCCTTCCATGCATGACGGATTCTCGTCCACGTGGCAAGACACTCTAGCGGATGATGGCTCATGGTTTAGTTTATGGGACTTTGATGAACCACAAGGTTTTTCTGATTATGTTGACCAGTTTGGCAAATGTGCCATGCCAAATCAAACTTCCTTTGGAGCTGGAGGGGATTATTCCATGCAAAATCATGTTAAAACTTCTTGTTTTGTTGATACATATGATAGCCTCTTCTATGGAAAAGACATGTTTGTATGA